From Solibacillus sp. FSL W7-1464:
AAATAGCCTTGACGATCTTCTGTACAAAACGGCGTGAAAATAATATTCGCGCCCATATCTGTCGCAATGCGGGCAAGTTCCGGAAACTCGATATCATAGCAAATCTGAATGGCAATCTTGCCGCAGTCCGTATCGAATACGCGGACTTTATCTCCGTTACTGATTCCCCACCATAAACGTTCATTTGGTGTAATGTGAATTTTATATTGTTTTTCAATCGTTCCGTCGCGTCTGAATAAGTAGGCGATATTGTAAATTTCCTCGTCCTCTTCCTCCACAAAATGCGAACCGCCGATAATGTTGACATTGTAGCGGACCGCCAGACTTGTAAACAGTTCGATATATTCAGGTGTATATTTCGTCAATTTACGGACTGCCTGTGATGGTGATTTCTCGTTTAAGAAACTCATGAGCTGAGTTGTAAAAATTTCCGGAAAGACTACAAAATCCGAGCCTGCATCAGACCCGACATCCACAAAGTATTCACACTGTTTCGCAAAGTCATCAAAGGAATCGATCGCGCGCATCATATATTGCACAACACAAATACGCACTGGATAGCTCGTCTTGAAATGACGTTTTGACAGCGGTCGATAATCGACGTTGTTCCATTCCATTAATGTCGCATACTTGCCTGAAGCCGTATCGTCCGGCAGATAGTTTGGATTAATCCGCATTAAAATAAAGCCGTTCATCATCTGGAATGTCAGCACCGGGTCATATATTTTATGGCGGCTTACCGCATCCACATAATCACGTGGACTCATCTCATCCGAATGGACATGATAGTTTGGAATACGGCCGCCAATAATGATGGATTTTAAATTAAGTGTTCGTGCCAGATCTTTCCGTGCCTCATAAAGCCTCTGACCGACTTTCATACGTCGATACGCCGGGTGCACCATCACTTCAATTCCGTACAGATTATAGCCATCCGGATTGTGGTTTGTAATAAAACCATTGTCTGTAATATCATTCCATGTATGGCGGTCATCATATTCATCGAAGTTAATGCGCAGGCTCGAGCAGGAACCGATTACCTTCCCATCAAGTTCGGCTACCATTTGTCCTTCAGGGAAAATGGTTAAATGGCTGTATAAATGTGCTCGTTCCCACGGCTCCATACCTGGAAAGCATATACGCTGTATTTCTAATATTGAGTCAATATCCTCTGTTGTCATATTTCGGATAATCATTGGTTTTTCAAATTGGGACATATCTAATGAATCTGTCATGCAAAACTCCCCCTCCATATTTAACTTTCCTTTTAATAGCCTTTGATAAACGTAGTAATTTACTTTTTCTCGAATTCAAACTATAATCAATGAGAATATATATGAAAAACTTCTGCTGATAGAAGTTAAATTTGAATATCGAGGTAGCACTATGTCCAAAAAACTTGAAAATGCCTTGCTCATTATTTGGGTTGTATCGTTGACTGCAACGCTCGGATCATTGTATTTTTCTGAAATACGAGGCTACGAACCATGTACATTATGCTGGTACCAGCGCATTATAATGTACCCTATTGTGCTGATTTCAACGATTGCCTACATCCAGAAAAATGCGAAAATTGCATTAACAACAGCCGTATTCTCTACAATTGGAGCGGCAACATCTCTTTATCATTATAGCCTGCAAAAGCTAACTTTTATGCAGGATGCAGCACCTGCCTGTGGGCGTGTAGCGTGTACCGGTCAGTATATTAACTGGCTGGGCTTCATTACGATTCCATTTTTGGCACTTACTGCTTTTGTTATTATAGCAGCAGTTAGTTTTTATATGTTAAAGGTTTTAAAGGGGGAGAAATAATTTGAAGAAGTTAGCGATTGTCGGTGCAGTTATTGTGTTATTATTCGCAGCAATTATTGTGCTGACAAACATGAAAAACAGTGAAAAACTAGAAAACAATCCGTACGGTACAGATAACTTGAAACAATCAACAATCGACTTATTGGACGATGAAAATTATCAAAATATCATTTTACCGGATGCATTGGCAGAGAAAATCAAGTCAGGTGATGGCGTTGTCGGCTATTTCTTCAGTCCCGAATGTTCTCACTGCCAAAACTACACTCCAAAGCTTATGCCGATTGCCGATGAACTAGATGTTCAAGTTGATCAATTAAACATTCTTGAGTATACAGATGAGTGGACTACTTATAATATTCAAGCAACACCAACACTTATCTATTTCGAAAACGGTGAAGAAGTTGCCCGTCTGGAAGGTGACGCGCCGGATGAAACAACGCGTCAATTCTTTAACGATGTTGTGTTAAAATAAGATTATATTCAAAATCGTGTTCTTTACGAGCACGATTTTTCATTTGGAGGAAAATAAATGTTCACATATATCATTCACGAAAACGGTCAAACCGTTGAAGACCTGCTGCGCGATAAGTGGCGCTTAGGCAAAAAGCTTGTTCATGAATTACGTATGGCTAAAGCAGTCACAATCGATGGAGAGCCAGTTATTTGGAAGGAACCATTCGAAAAAGGGACGAAAATCGATTTTGCATTTGATATTCCCGCTTCGAACTATATTCCAACCGGCAGCTGTGATGTAAAGATCCGCTATGAAGATGCGCACTGCCTTATTGTTTCAAAGCCTAAAGGGATGGCAACACATCCGAACGAACCAACAGACAATGACACATGCATGAATCATGTAATGCGTCACATTGTGGACAACGGCGGGCATTATGCAGAGCATGTACACCGCTTGGATCAAGGGACAAACGGCTTATTGCTTGTTGCAAAGCATCCGATTGCAAAGTCTATTTTTGACCGCATGATTGAGGAAAAAACAATCGTCCGTACGTATGCTGCAGAAGTACAGGGCAATCTTCGTACAGACAGCGGTACGATCAATGCTGCCATCGGTAAAGACCGCCATCATAATACGCGCCGTGTCGTGTCACCTACTGGCCAGCATGCTGTGACACATTATGAGGTAGTGAATCGCTATAAAGGCACATGTGTTGTACATGTAGTTCTTGAAACAGGGCGTACACACCAAATTCGTGTGCATATGGCGCATTTAGGTCACCCGATCGTAGGCGATACAATGTACGGTGCACGTGAAACTACATCAGGCGATTATGCACTACATGCCATTCAGCTAGCATTTATGCACCCGTTTTTAGACGAGCAGATCATCGTTAAAGACAACTAAAAAACGAGGCCGGGACATAACCCAAAAATGCTATTTTTCTCTGAGAGAAAAATAGCATTTTTTTGCTGAGCGTTAAAATTGATTTCCATTCCGGGACGCTTTCCGCGGGCGTGGCCTGAGCCTGTAGTCTCAGGCGTCACGCTATTCCCGCAGGAGTCGCCCTGCATTCCAATCAATTTTGCAAAATATCCGTTTCTTAATAAAGGTTTTCCTGTTATTTAACGGTCATTCTACTTATGTCCCAGCCTTTTTCCTATCTTTTTTCACGCTCAATATACGTTACTTCATTCGCTCTCGAAAAATGATAAATCATGCTTTTACCAGTTGAGTGCAATTCTTTTTCTTTTATTACAAACTGTTCCCCTGTTTTTGTTGTAAATGTAATATCTCCCTTGTTGCTGCCTACCACATATTCGTAAACAACTTCATCGAATTCTTCCCACCGATATTTTTGTTCTTCCAATAAATGATGTCGTTCCAATTGCTCCTGGCTAATCAACAGATAATTTTGAGTCGATAAATAACCGATGCCAATACTCAATATAAAGAGTAATAGGCCGATCAAATAAAATTTCATATTACGCCTGTACGCCAAAATCCACAGCATCACAATCAAAACAAAACTTGTTACAAGTACAAGTCTTAAATTGAGCGGGTTTGGAATAAATGTCGCGGACGAATTATTAAACTGAAAAAACTCATTTTGAAAAATCGGATGGAATATCATAATAAATGGTGCAACAATTAAAACCGTTACTGCTGCCATTGCGAAAAACAAACTCGGCGAAAAGTTTTTAAACACAGTTCCACTCCCCCTAAGTAAAA
This genomic window contains:
- a CDS encoding GNAT family N-acetyltransferase; protein product: MTDSLDMSQFEKPMIIRNMTTEDIDSILEIQRICFPGMEPWERAHLYSHLTIFPEGQMVAELDGKVIGSCSSLRINFDEYDDRHTWNDITDNGFITNHNPDGYNLYGIEVMVHPAYRRMKVGQRLYEARKDLARTLNLKSIIIGGRIPNYHVHSDEMSPRDYVDAVSRHKIYDPVLTFQMMNGFILMRINPNYLPDDTASGKYATLMEWNNVDYRPLSKRHFKTSYPVRICVVQYMMRAIDSFDDFAKQCEYFVDVGSDAGSDFVVFPEIFTTQLMSFLNEKSPSQAVRKLTKYTPEYIELFTSLAVRYNVNIIGGSHFVEEEDEEIYNIAYLFRRDGTIEKQYKIHITPNERLWWGISNGDKVRVFDTDCGKIAIQICYDIEFPELARIATDMGANIIFTPFCTEDRQGYLRVRYCAQARAVENQIYTVISGTVGNLPETENMDIQYAQSAIFAPSDFEFARDGIVGETSPNLEMVLIGDVDLEILRRQRQDGTVKHLKDRRHDVYRVEYLK
- a CDS encoding thioredoxin family protein, whose protein sequence is MKKLAIVGAVIVLLFAAIIVLTNMKNSEKLENNPYGTDNLKQSTIDLLDDENYQNIILPDALAEKIKSGDGVVGYFFSPECSHCQNYTPKLMPIADELDVQVDQLNILEYTDEWTTYNIQATPTLIYFENGEEVARLEGDAPDETTRQFFNDVVLK
- a CDS encoding disulfide oxidoreductase is translated as MSKKLENALLIIWVVSLTATLGSLYFSEIRGYEPCTLCWYQRIIMYPIVLISTIAYIQKNAKIALTTAVFSTIGAATSLYHYSLQKLTFMQDAAPACGRVACTGQYINWLGFITIPFLALTAFVIIAAVSFYMLKVLKGEK
- a CDS encoding RluA family pseudouridine synthase → MFTYIIHENGQTVEDLLRDKWRLGKKLVHELRMAKAVTIDGEPVIWKEPFEKGTKIDFAFDIPASNYIPTGSCDVKIRYEDAHCLIVSKPKGMATHPNEPTDNDTCMNHVMRHIVDNGGHYAEHVHRLDQGTNGLLLVAKHPIAKSIFDRMIEEKTIVRTYAAEVQGNLRTDSGTINAAIGKDRHHNTRRVVSPTGQHAVTHYEVVNRYKGTCVVHVVLETGRTHQIRVHMAHLGHPIVGDTMYGARETTSGDYALHAIQLAFMHPFLDEQIIVKDN
- a CDS encoding acyl dehydratase, whose translation is MFKNFSPSLFFAMAAVTVLIVAPFIMIFHPIFQNEFFQFNNSSATFIPNPLNLRLVLVTSFVLIVMLWILAYRRNMKFYLIGLLLFILSIGIGYLSTQNYLLISQEQLERHHLLEEQKYRWEEFDEVVYEYVVGSNKGDITFTTKTGEQFVIKEKELHSTGKSMIYHFSRANEVTYIEREKR